Proteins found in one Pseudopipra pipra isolate bDixPip1 chromosome 19, bDixPip1.hap1, whole genome shotgun sequence genomic segment:
- the LOC135424476 gene encoding uncharacterized protein LOC135424476, translating to MERRPPACPRQAWMEDSSSQESRSPGLQLPSSYEVTTMQPLKLDTSWLPIYKEEQEAVDAILAFVTSPNKEERDKATFLRSISVLCRSALSHGLTQGLDLLCDTYQLAENIKALLEEEPRDQLCTDLRHLSMLALEKLSLVDTALEGKAKSLLRACFSSVFWLPAEKEMPKGDLALYIKTLNSMDSMLRTMVLSFPASRVSEELQGILELLLDFTGSEREAVRERAMARIDVLTCVLSDYSTLQAHANDRRGTAGPVCSGEIQLPLLGKLLGRLILFRFSEEPTCYAAFHALFALAEFIFESRLKDRADQVQREAVTTSALCSLSPRDCAKAFGKYLQSHERTDIILVALEALGDASILDQQVPSSLLDVALEDPDVWLTDGPKIVTSILESLPYCSTQAAWEKVESLLRLMTNLYPITVVILLCKAALQGDSTAPELWELMSSMPETLAKILEGFANLLCTQCFRCSAEGPRTQPMASSSRKAELEELADEPDLESHQGCPNGRTARLLLEGLIGLSQRAEMARNIELFLPGMMKILQVGSEDAKMKILLALRNVLHQLKKSKASFIAVQLVGRLLPLFDSECSELRELSIRMLAELLQFVVGRDEKRMRKEVWRALVPLLFRMNDQVPSVAKASREALLAAAELLKWKTLKHLLQRERLWELGACLLQNSRSRAEDFIQQSLPYLQDPQANVRLAAVRFIGLITRRLREQTTESQADILSALQPLEKDWDISVSSLAARTTSILRSPWVQQRPRGFLRALRCCWP from the exons ATGGAGAGGAGACCCCCCGCCTGCCCCAGGCAGGCCTGGATGGAAGACAGCTCTTCCCAGGAGAGCCGCTCTCCAGGTCTGCAGCTTCCGTCCTCCTACGAGGTGACCACCATGCAGCCCCTCAAGCTCG ACACCAGCTGGTTGCCCATCTacaaggaggagcaggaagctgtCGATGCCATCCTGGCCTTTGTCACCAGCCCCAACAAG gaggagagagacaaGGCCACATTTCTCCGGAGCatctctgtgctgtgcagaagcGCCTTGAGCCACGGCCTGACCCAGGGCCTGGATCTGCTTTGTGACACGTACCAGCTGGCAGAGAACATCAAG GCGCTGCTGGAAGAAGAGCCAAGGGACCAACTGTGCACAGACCTCCGGCATCTTTCCATGCTGGCTCTGGAGAAATTGAG cttggTGGACACAGCGCTGGAGGGCAAAGCCAAAAGCCTCCTCCGCGCGTGCTTCTCGAGTGTCTtctggctgcctgcagagaaggaaatgccAAAAGGGGACCTTGCCCTCTACATCAAG ACCCTGAACTCCATGGACAGCATGCTGAGGACAATGGTGCTCAGCTTTCCTGCCTCTCGAGTCAgcgaggagctgcagggcatcTTGGAG ctgctgctggacttTACCGGATCCGAGAGAGAGGCTGTCAGGGAGAGGGCCATGGCAAGGATCGATGTGCTGACCTGTGTGCTATCTGACTATTCCACTCTGCAG GCCCATGCCAACGACAGAAGAGGCACTGCTGGACCTGTCTGCTCTGGGGAGATCCAGCTCCCGCTCCTAGGAAAGCTGCTGGGACGGCTCATCCTTTTCCGGTTCTCTGAGGAGCCGACATGCTATGCAGCTTTCCACGCTCTTTTTGCCCTGGCTGAGTTCATCT TCGAATCCAGGCTAAAGGACAGAGCAGACCAAGTCCAGCGGGAAGCCGTGACCACCTCCGCGCTGTGTTCTCTGAGCCCCAGGGACTGTGCCAAG GCCTTTGGAAAATACCTGCAGTCCCACGAGAGGACAGACATCATCCTCGTGGCCCTCGAGGCGTTGGGAGATGCCAGCATCCTCGACCAGCAGGTGCCCAGCAGCCTGCTGGATGTGGCCTTGGAAGACCCGGACGTCTGGCTGACGGAC GGGCCCAAGATAGTCACCAGCATCCTTGAGAGCCTGCCATactgcagcacacaggcagcGTGGGAGAAAGTGGAGTCACTCCTTCGCCTGATGACCAACCTGTACCCCATCACAGTGGTCATCCTCCTGTGCAAGGCAGCTCTTCAAGGAGACAG cactgcgccggagctgtgggagctgatgTCCTCCATGCCGGAGACGCTGGCCAagatcttggagggctttgcCAACCTGCTGTGCACACAGTGCTTCCGCTGCTCCGCAGAAGGCCCCCGCACCCAGCCCATGGCT TCGTCCTCCAGGAAGGCTGAGTTGGAGGAGTTGGCTGACGAGCCCGACCTCGAGAGCCATCAGGGCTGTCCAAACGGCAGGAcggccaggctgctgctggaagggctcATCGGGCTGTCACAGAGAGCCGAGATG GCCAGAAACATCGAACTCTTCCTGCCGGGCATGATGAAGATCCTCCAAGTTGGCAGCGAAGATGCCAAGATGAAGATCCTGCTGGCCTTGCGAAACGTTCTGCATCAGCTGAAGAAGAGCAAGGCCAGCTTCATCGCTGTGCAACTTGTGGGGAGGCTCCTGCCCCTCTTTGACTCG GAGTGCAGCGAGCTGCGAGAGCTGTCCATCCGCATGCtcgcagagctgctgcagttcgTGGTCGGCAGGGATgagaagaggatgaggaaggaggtGTGGCGAGCACTGGTGCCTCTCCTCTTTCGCATGAACGACCAGGTCCCCAGCGTGGCCAAG GCCTCCAGGGAAGCCCTTCTTGCTGCCGCCGAGCTGCTGAAGTGGAAGACGCTCAAGcacctgctgcagagagagcGGCTGTGGGAGCTTGGAGCGTGCTTG cttcagaacagcaggagcagggctgaagacTTTATCCAGCAGAGCCTGCCCTACCTGCAGGACCCTCAGGCCAACGTGCGCCTGGCGGCCGTCAGGTTCATCG GACTCATCACACGGCGCCTGAGGGAGCAGACCACGGAGAGTCAGGCTGACATcctgagcg CACTTCAGCCCTTGGAAAAAGACTGGGACATCTCTGtcagctccctggcagctcgGACAACCTCCATTCTGAGGAGTCCTTGGGTGCAGCAACGACCAAGAGGCTTCCTGCGAGCACTGCGCTGCTGCTGGCCGTGA